The Synechococcus sp. MVIR-18-1 region TGGAGAGCGCACAAACTTATAGTTAAGGTTGGCTTTGTCGGCGATGGCTTGATCTCTTGATGTGATCGCTTTTGTTGCGTAGGCATCACGACGTTTCGCTGATGCGGCTCCTTGTTCGTAAAGAAATTGGTATCTTTCAGCATTAACTTTGTCATAACGAGCTTGTGATTTAGAGGCGTCGAGCTGGGCGCTCTGTTGCGTGTTGTCGAGCACAAGAATCACCTGGCCTGCTTGAACTTGATCTCCTTCTTTGACAAGTTTTTTGATCACCCGGCCATCTGTTTCAGGGCTGAGCGTCACGTTGGTGGTGGATTCAAGCGGGCTAATCGCTTTGATGCTGGGTTTGAAGCTGCCCTGGGAGATTGTTGCGGTGTTGATGGATAAAAAGATCGTGCCGGATGTCTTGCTCTGCCCGCATGCTGCAAGGGCAACGGTGAGAGTCAGTCCAACAGCAAGGGGGGCCCGCACAATGCAACCGATGAGTTGCGCGGACCATACCTGTTATTGACCACGATGACGCCTTGAACTCTCATTCAGCTTGGATGGTGCGCAGATCGGCGAAGTATGGGCGGATGCTTTCTGCTTGCCCTGAGATCCTGTGCGCTGATCAACGCGGGAACTCAGTGCTTTGACACCTGAACTGAGCGGCCCCTTGTTGTCTTGGTGGGAGGTGCATGGTCGCAGGGATCCTGAGCAGAAACCATGGATGTTCACTGCGGATCGAGCCTGGCCACAGCCTGACGACGTGTTGTCGCCCTTCGGTATTTGGATTGCCGAGGTGATGTTGCAGCAAACCCAGTTGCAGGTGGTGTTGCCGTACTGGGAGCGCTGGATGGAGGTTTTCCCCACGCTGGAGCGACTGGCTGAGGCGCGAGAACACGATGTGTTGCTGCTTTGGCAGGGGCTTGGTTATTACTCGCGAGCCCGCCGTCTTCTGGCAGGAGCCAAGCAACTGATGGGTCAGATCGCTCCTGCCTCAAGCACGACGCTGTCCGCTTGGCCAATGGATCTGGACTGTTGGCTGCTCCTCCCTGGGATTGGCCGCACCACCGCTGGGGGCATCCTCTCGTCTGCCTTCAACAGCCCGCTGGCGATTCTTGATGGCAATGTGCGCCGGGTCTTGGCTCGGCTTCAAGCTCATCCCAAACCTCCAGCGCGTGATCAAGCCTTGTGTTGGCAATGGAGTGAGGCTCTTGTTGCGGCTGCGCCTGGCCGTGCTCGTGATCTCAATCAGGCCCTGATGGACCTCGGTGCCACCGTCTGCACTCCCCGTTCACCGAATTGCGCGTGCTGTCCTTGGCAGATGCATTGCGCTGCTTACGCTGCTGGCGATGTGGAGCGCTACCCCGTGAAAGACACCCCTCGAGCTGTGCCCTTTCAAGTGATTGGTGTGGGAGTGGTGCTGAATGAAGCTGGAGAGGTGTTGATTGATCAACGCCTGAATGAGGGGTTGTTGGGCGGGCTATGGGAATTTCCAGGCGGGAAGCAGGAGCCGGGCGAGGCCATTGTTCAGACCATCGCTCGCGAATTGCAGGAAGAATTGGCGATTGAAGTGTCTGTGGGAGAGGAGCTGATCAGCCTTGACCATGCCTACAGCCACAAAAAGCTGCGTTTTGTGGTGCACCTTTGCCAATGGCAAAAGGGCGAACCGCAGCCATTGGCGAGCCAGCAGGTGCGCTGGGTGCGTCCGGAGTCGTTGGCCGACTATCCCTTCCCTGCTGCCAATGCGCGCATCATTGCTGCGTTGTTGGACCACGTTTCCTGAATTGGGGCACGTTGGTTGGCATCAGGCTCAGCCGCAGCCAGCCTTAAGGCATCCGACTTGCTGTCATGGCCGATCTGTCTGCGTTGGCTCCTCGCGTGTTGTGCCTGGGTGAGGCCTTGGTGGATCGGCTTGGCCCGCTTGGAGGGGATCCCGCTACTGCTGCGCTCGATTCTTGTGATGACCGCTTGGGTGGTGCACCCGCCA contains the following coding sequences:
- the mutT gene encoding 8-oxo-dGTP diphosphatase MutT — encoded protein: MTPELSGPLLSWWEVHGRRDPEQKPWMFTADRAWPQPDDVLSPFGIWIAEVMLQQTQLQVVLPYWERWMEVFPTLERLAEAREHDVLLLWQGLGYYSRARRLLAGAKQLMGQIAPASSTTLSAWPMDLDCWLLLPGIGRTTAGGILSSAFNSPLAILDGNVRRVLARLQAHPKPPARDQALCWQWSEALVAAAPGRARDLNQALMDLGATVCTPRSPNCACCPWQMHCAAYAAGDVERYPVKDTPRAVPFQVIGVGVVLNEAGEVLIDQRLNEGLLGGLWEFPGGKQEPGEAIVQTIARELQEELAIEVSVGEELISLDHAYSHKKLRFVVHLCQWQKGEPQPLASQQVRWVRPESLADYPFPAANARIIAALLDHVS